Proteins co-encoded in one Vigna radiata var. radiata cultivar VC1973A unplaced genomic scaffold, Vradiata_ver6 scaffold_134, whole genome shotgun sequence genomic window:
- the LOC106753577 gene encoding uncharacterized protein LOC106753577: MTEGKPGIVASQGIQVQEGLNLLHKQEGIDFVPNNNIDISSDIRTRLGAYKHFVDLDDAQISLLVEAITSYPHLWNASKKFSDRFQAWRLKILADMLSFLQKESVHSVIPQREKEFYKLCEEAILVGFESSWVEKMRQRVVARNPKLGEDIARRQINENSKSNLSLLNRYSSGDVVEESDGPKIRLEEGSDLVDKEGEIGVASNDNIVAMRNEEAEKEFEYQE, from the exons ATGACTGAAGGCAAGCCAGGAATAGTGGCAAGCCAAGGAATCCAAGTACAAGAAGGGCTGAACCTTTTGCATAAACAAGAGGGAATAGATTTTGTTCCTAACAACAACATTGACATTTCTTCAg ATATCCGTACAAGATTGGGAGCATATAAACATTTTGTTGATCTGGATGATGCACAGATTTCTCTTCTGGTGGAGGCAATTACTTCATATCCTCATCTCTGGAATGCTTCCAAGAAGTTTAGTGATCGTTTTCAAGCTTGGAGGTTGAAAATTTTGGCAGATATGTTGTCTTTCCTTCAGAAGGAAAGTGTCCATAGTGTTATTCctcaaagagaaaaagagttcTATAAACTATGTGAAGAAGCTATTTTAGTTGGATTTGAGAGTTCATGGGTAGAGAAAATGCGTCAACGTGTTGTGGCAAGGAATCCTAAGCTGGGAGAGGACATTGCACGGAGACAAATAAATGAGAATTCTAAGAG CAATTTAAGCTTGTTAAACAGGTATAGTAGTGGGGACGTTGTTGAAGAAAGTGATGGGCCTAAGATTAGATTGGAAGAAGGTTCTGACTTGGTTGATAAAGAAGGTGAAATAGGTGTTGCTTCTAATGACAACATTGTGGCTATGAGAAATGAAGAAGCAGAGAAGGAATTTGAGTACCAAGAATAG